In the genome of Vanacampus margaritifer isolate UIUO_Vmar chromosome 1, RoL_Vmar_1.0, whole genome shotgun sequence, one region contains:
- the LOC144063405 gene encoding protein Shroom2-like isoform X3 — MSVNELMWVLVLSTCFRIRSVDGLQSSSLFPFSLPLLVIIRTKMVDVVSPHTMPSESEVLVARCFLTKILRSSMRKNDTSSRPHSWHSSKLTVEESEPLGKEAATMPVWQQKEARHKESSCQIGQNNNLLTGQLGSVSNMEKPERPGHPFPPDCASPTKYTSVSETLSGSEGRRDTFSCFSSGSNSMVQDSSSLGRKGTSAENTFFKGLQEEGPFTVERPEYFQTLCQEGPWLDKQMSNRYRPSIGSVWQVPEKKKSKSPPPHPPLGNDGCVATSMFPYFEGSEKNLTTYRRSVERLVEGNKFQPGTNIKSRCSITSLSEKDFFHPSSAVEHNQLHPNKHFSLSSTDVRQSHYANRLPHQKQYNDGNPFHPQTCFAPRTKIQSVGSYYRSLQDLPVKASCRKLVWCSSASVAATNLENDRYSGSVNKKGKHQSVHPENKGHNGLLKTVPLLDPQISEHSHCRGPQVATNRSDGHMNNMKRISPAHQSNNHKVSLSSFHDPWVPKEDHGISPLEPPLLHSLPEESRLQTQVIPTSIVSPQNLCDSMVVSGGKNSRRGDRYATTLRNEVQQKRAQLQKSCSAATLTCDIQDDDPAEWKYSETLISCSKSSSNTYKDNLKEAQARVLQATSFQRRDLEPLGAEAPALKTSNGRIQGRKRFQLAKRMHSFSEPDKIDRVGVDREHQDGPEVSFSEAKPVFSKPVKPLSTSNKDLNQSQVRAVETKEKLISGEAQGTYSHVETSSLSPPRVLALQEQRKLGTFAEYQATWDKQKRTSEAKIQGRYYSAENILDTEAEETAACFHERSRSSPSTDFCTQNIPSLWKDPQGKQSNDAARNEVTGPGITDHQTNTDTVNPTLAVSSDPCSLSPLLGSQQPAQPLQVNAVSSSRPHLGPETICLSQDLLSAVLADPAILQPLSILDITTKSPAPPGSPCLRTIPQSEGRREDTESKKEQSASSSYLSLVANPPHVPSPLLRLMDKQPAVSVQEDSPLRPETNSKISDGLMDVSSSRGKIVVSTYSPQSNNTPDILNPRSGTFSVDANERWPSPSLNVCTRQPTKDLRCGSEQLKNNIPKSTLTGEEDAKTQQLVRDIMGKDKSLVEILDQTGRKTTMDLMEGLFLQEKLILKGSQQRRRTSSGSRLSTTTSRRDEEDLSAAGSLVPSSSYYNTSAPKAELLIKMKDMQEQLLQQDSEDELDIDLASKKQELISSLAKKLEVLREARQSLQEDVEDNEALGSEVENTVQRFCQPNQLDKFRMFVGDLDKVVSLLLSLSGRLARVENALNSLEDGAPSEEKRTLTEKRKLLMRQHEDAKELKENLDRRERLVSSIMETHLDLERLDDYRHFVKMKSALIIEQRKLEDKIKLGEEQLKCLLDSLPLEQRSQF; from the exons atgtcagtgaatgagttaatgtgggtTCTTGTCTTATCAACCTGCTTCAGAATTAGAAGTGTTGATGGTCTGCAATCATCCtctctttttcccttttctctTCCTTTGCTCGTCATTATCAGGACTAAAATGGTTGATGTTGTATCACCACACACCATGCCATCAGAAAGCGAGGTTCTTGTGGCAAGGTGCTTTCTGACCAAGATTTTGCGAAGCTCTATGAG GAAGAATGATACGAGCTCTCGCCCTCATTCCTGGCACTCCTCCAAGCTGACAGTGGAGGAGTCTGAGCCCCTTGGCAAAGAGGCCGCCACAATGCCAGTGTGGCAGCAAAAGGAAGCAAG GCACAAAGAGTCATCCTGTCAAATAGGCCAGAATAACAATCTGCTGACTGGCCAGCTCGGCTCAGTGAGCAACATGGAGAAACCGGAGCGTCCTGGTCATCCTTTCCCACCAGATTGTGCTTCCCCGACTAAATATACTAGCGTCAGTGAGACTCTCAGTGGTTCAGAAGGCAGAAGAGACACATTCAGCTGTTTCTCCAGTGGATCCAACTCCATGGTCCAAGACTCAAGCTCACTTGGCAGAAAGGGAACCAGTgcagaaaacacttttttcaaaGGTCTTCAAGAAGAAGGGCCCTTTACAGTGGAGCGCCCCGAGTACTTTCAGACTCTTTGCCAGGAGGGGCCATGGTTAGATAAGCAGATGTCAAATAGATATAGGCCCAGCATTGGTTCAGTGTGGCAGGTACCAGAAAAGAAGAAGTCCaagtctcctcctcctcatccccCTTTGGGCAATGATGGTTGTGTTGCCACAAGCATGTTTCCATATTTTGAGGGATCTGAAAAAAATCTAACGACTTACCGTAGGTCAGTTGAGAGGCTGGTTGAAGGTAACAAATTTCAGCCAGGAACAAACATCAAGTCCAGATGTAGCATCACATCACTGTCAGAAAAAGACTTTTTCCATCCCAGCAGTGCAGTTGAACACAACCAACTTCACCCAAACAAACATTTCTCATTGTCCAGCACTGATGTCAGACAATCTCATTACGCCAACAGACTTCCCCACCAGAAACAGTACAATGATGGGAATCCCTTTCATCCCCAGACATGCTTTGCCCCTCGCACCAAGATTCAGAGTGTTGGAAGTTATTATCGCAGTTTACAGGACCTGCCCGTGAAGGCCTCCTGCCGTAAATTGGTCTGGTGCTCCTCAGCCTCTGTAGCTGCCACAAACCTAGAAAATGACAGATACTCTGGTTCAGTAAACAAAAAGGGAAAGCACCAGTCGGTCCACCCAGAAAACAAGGGGCACAATGGTCTTCTGAAAACTGTTCCCCTTCTTGACCCCCAAATCTCTGAACACTCACACTGCCGTGGGCCACAGGTTGCCACGAATAGAAGTGATGGACACATGAACAATATGAAAAGAATTTCTCCAGCTCATCAAAGTAATAATCACAAGGTTAGTCTTTCAAGTTTCCACGACCCCTGGGTACCAAAAGAAGACCACGGAATATCCCCCTTGGAACCCCCGTTgcttcattcactgccagagGAGAGTAGACTTCAAACACAAGTTATACCAACAAGTATCGTGTCACCCCAGAATCTCTGTGACTCCATGGTTGTCAGTGGCGGAAAAAACAGTCGGCGTGGCGACCGTTATGCCACCACACTACGGAATGAAGTGCAACAAAAGCGAGCCCAGCTGCAAAAAAGCTGTAGTGCTGCAACACTGACTTGTGATATCCAGGATGACGACCCCGCAGAATGGAAATACTCTGAGACTTTGATATCATGTAGCAAATCCTCCTCAAACACCTACAAAGACAATCTGAAAGAGGCACAAGCTAGAGTACTCCAGGCTACCTCTTTTCAGAGACGTGATCTAGAACCCCTTGGAGCAGAGGCACCAGCGCTTAAAACCTCTAATGGACGAATTCAAGGACGTAAGCGTTTCCAATTAGCCAAACGTATGCATTCCTTCTCAGAACCTGACAAAATAGATAGAGTGGGAGTGGACAGAGAGCATCAAGATGGACCTGAGGTCTCATTCTCTGAGGCTAAGCCAGTGTTTTCTAAACCAGTTAAGCCATTGTCAACATCCAATAAAGATTTGAACCAAAGTCAAGTTAGGGCAGTAGAAACCAAAGAGAAACTGATATCGGGGGAAGCTCAGGGGACTTATTCACATGTAGAAACCAGCAGCCTCAGCCCCCCAAGGGTGCTGGCCCTACAGGAGCAACGGAAGCTCGGAACGTTTGCTGAGTACCAAGCCACGTGGGACAAACAGAAGAGAACATCTGAGGCCAAGATCCAAGGCAGGTATTACTCGGCAGAGAACATCTTGGATACTGAAGCTGAGGAAACGGCAGCCTGCTTCCACGAAAGATCCAGATCTTCTCCCTCTACAGACTTTTGTACTCAG AATATTCCATCCCTGTGGAAAGATCCTCAAGGAAAGCAGAGCAATGATGCTGCAAG AAACGAGGTCACAGGCCCAGGCATCACTGACCACCAGACCAACACAGATACTGTCAACCCGACCTTAGCAGTCTCTTCTGATCCTTGTAGCCTGAGTCCTCTCCTCGGCTCCCAGCAGCCAGCCCAGCCTCTACAAGTCAATGCTGTCTCATCCTCCAGGCCCCATTTAGGCCCGGAAACGATTTGCTTGTCACAGGACTTACTCTCAGCAGTCCTTGCAGACCCAGCAATACTTCAACCTCTGTCCATTTTAGACATCACTACAAAGAGTCCCGCCCCTCCTGGCTCTCCTTGCCTTCGCACAATCCCTCAATCTGAAGGGAGAAGAGAGGATACAGAGAGCAAGAAGGAGCAGTCAGCATCTTCATCCTATTTATCCCTTGTAGCGAACCCCCCTCATGTTCCCTCGCCGCTTCTGAGACTGATGGACAAACAGCCGGCTGTGTCCGTGCAGGAGGATTCACCTCTTCG GCCTGAAACTAACTCTAAGATCTCAGATGGTCTGATGGACGTAAGCAGTTCAAGGGGGAAAATTGTTGTCTCAACCTACTCACCTCAGAGCAACAACACGCCTGACATCTTGAATCCACGCTCAGGCACCTTCTCAGTGGATGCTAACGAGAGGTGGCCCTCCCCATCACTCAATGTCTGTACACGGCAGCCTACTAAGGACCTGAGATGTGGATCAGAGCAGCTCAAAAACAACATTCCTAAGTCAACCCTAACGGGAGAAGAAGACGCAAAAACACAGCAGCTGGTAAGGGATATCATGGGCAAAGACAAATCCCTGGTGGAGATATTAGATCAGACTGGAAGGAAGACCACAATGGACCTGATGGAGGGACTATTTCTCCAAGAGAAGCTGATCCTGAAGGGGTCCCAGCAACGTAGAAGAACCTCAAGCGGCTCCAGGCTGTCCACCACAACAAGCAG GAGAGATGAGGAGGATCTATCTGCAGCGGGTTCGCTGGTTCCCAGCTCCTCCTACTACAACACGTCAGCTCCAAAAGCTGAGCTCCTCATCAAGATGAAGGACATGCAGGAACAACTGCTGCAACAGGACTCTGAAGATGAGCTGGATATAGACCTAGCCAGTAAAAAG CAGGAGCTGATCTCAAGCCTGGCCAAGAAGCTGGAGGTGCTAAGGGAGGCACGACAGAGCCTGCAGGAAGACGTAGAGGACAACGAGGCTTTGGGCAGCGAGGTGGAGAATACCGTGCAACGCTTTTGCCAGCCCAACCAGTTGGACAAGTTCCGGATGTTTGTGGGTGACCTGGATAAAGTCGTGAGCCTGCTGCTGTCACTTTCGGGTCGTCTGGCACGTGTGGAGAACGCTCTCAACAGTCTGGAAGATGGAGCGCCCTCGGAGGAGAAG
- the LOC144063405 gene encoding protein Shroom2-like isoform X4 — protein MVDVVSPHTMPSESEVLVARCFLTKILRSSMRKNRFKGKNDTSSRPHSWHSSKLTVEESEPLGKEAATMPVWQQKEARHKESSCQIGQNNNLLTGQLGSVSNMEKPERPGHPFPPDCASPTKYTSVSETLSGSEGRRDTFSCFSSGSNSMVQDSSSLGRKGTSAENTFFKGLQEEGPFTVERPEYFQTLCQEGPWLDKQMSNRYRPSIGSVWQVPEKKKSKSPPPHPPLGNDGCVATSMFPYFEGSEKNLTTYRRSVERLVEGNKFQPGTNIKSRCSITSLSEKDFFHPSSAVEHNQLHPNKHFSLSSTDVRQSHYANRLPHQKQYNDGNPFHPQTCFAPRTKIQSVGSYYRSLQDLPVKASCRKLVWCSSASVAATNLENDRYSGSVNKKGKHQSVHPENKGHNGLLKTVPLLDPQISEHSHCRGPQVATNRSDGHMNNMKRISPAHQSNNHKVSLSSFHDPWVPKEDHGISPLEPPLLHSLPEESRLQTQVIPTSIVSPQNLCDSMVVSGGKNSRRGDRYATTLRNEVQQKRAQLQKSCSAATLTCDIQDDDPAEWKYSETLISCSKSSSNTYKDNLKEAQARVLQATSFQRRDLEPLGAEAPALKTSNGRIQGRKRFQLAKRMHSFSEPDKIDRVGVDREHQDGPEVSFSEAKPVFSKPVKPLSTSNKDLNQSQVRAVETKEKLISGEAQGTYSHVETSSLSPPRVLALQEQRKLGTFAEYQATWDKQKRTSEAKIQGRYYSAENILDTEAEETAACFHERSRSSPSTDFCTQNIPSLWKDPQGKQSNDAARNEVTGPGITDHQTNTDTVNPTLAVSSDPCSLSPLLGSQQPAQPLQVNAVSSSRPHLGPETICLSQDLLSAVLADPAILQPLSILDITTKSPAPPGSPCLRTIPQSEGRREDTESKKEQSASSSYLSLVANPPHVPSPLLRLMDKQPAVSVQEDSPLRPETNSKISDGLMDVSSSRGKIVVSTYSPQSNNTPDILNPRSGTFSVDANERWPSPSLNVCTRQPTKDLRCGSEQLKNNIPKSTLTGEEDAKTQQLVRDIMGKDKSLVEILDQTGRKTTMDLMEGLFLQEKLILKGSQQRRRTSSGSRLSTTTSRRDEEDLSAAGSLVPSSSYYNTSAPKAELLIKMKDMQEQLLQQDSEDELDIDLASKKQELISSLAKKLEVLREARQSLQEDVEDNEALGSEVENTVQRFCQPNQLDKFRMFVGDLDKVVSLLLSLSGRLARVENALNSLEDGAPSEEKRTLTEKRKLLMRQHEDAKELKENLDRRERLVSSIMETHLDLERLDDYRHFVKMKSALIIEQRKLEDKIKLGEEQLKCLLDSLPLEQRSQF, from the exons ATGGTTGATGTTGTATCACCACACACCATGCCATCAGAAAGCGAGGTTCTTGTGGCAAGGTGCTTTCTGACCAAGATTTTGCGAAGCTCTATGAG GAAGAATCGCTTTAAAGG GAAGAATGATACGAGCTCTCGCCCTCATTCCTGGCACTCCTCCAAGCTGACAGTGGAGGAGTCTGAGCCCCTTGGCAAAGAGGCCGCCACAATGCCAGTGTGGCAGCAAAAGGAAGCAAG GCACAAAGAGTCATCCTGTCAAATAGGCCAGAATAACAATCTGCTGACTGGCCAGCTCGGCTCAGTGAGCAACATGGAGAAACCGGAGCGTCCTGGTCATCCTTTCCCACCAGATTGTGCTTCCCCGACTAAATATACTAGCGTCAGTGAGACTCTCAGTGGTTCAGAAGGCAGAAGAGACACATTCAGCTGTTTCTCCAGTGGATCCAACTCCATGGTCCAAGACTCAAGCTCACTTGGCAGAAAGGGAACCAGTgcagaaaacacttttttcaaaGGTCTTCAAGAAGAAGGGCCCTTTACAGTGGAGCGCCCCGAGTACTTTCAGACTCTTTGCCAGGAGGGGCCATGGTTAGATAAGCAGATGTCAAATAGATATAGGCCCAGCATTGGTTCAGTGTGGCAGGTACCAGAAAAGAAGAAGTCCaagtctcctcctcctcatccccCTTTGGGCAATGATGGTTGTGTTGCCACAAGCATGTTTCCATATTTTGAGGGATCTGAAAAAAATCTAACGACTTACCGTAGGTCAGTTGAGAGGCTGGTTGAAGGTAACAAATTTCAGCCAGGAACAAACATCAAGTCCAGATGTAGCATCACATCACTGTCAGAAAAAGACTTTTTCCATCCCAGCAGTGCAGTTGAACACAACCAACTTCACCCAAACAAACATTTCTCATTGTCCAGCACTGATGTCAGACAATCTCATTACGCCAACAGACTTCCCCACCAGAAACAGTACAATGATGGGAATCCCTTTCATCCCCAGACATGCTTTGCCCCTCGCACCAAGATTCAGAGTGTTGGAAGTTATTATCGCAGTTTACAGGACCTGCCCGTGAAGGCCTCCTGCCGTAAATTGGTCTGGTGCTCCTCAGCCTCTGTAGCTGCCACAAACCTAGAAAATGACAGATACTCTGGTTCAGTAAACAAAAAGGGAAAGCACCAGTCGGTCCACCCAGAAAACAAGGGGCACAATGGTCTTCTGAAAACTGTTCCCCTTCTTGACCCCCAAATCTCTGAACACTCACACTGCCGTGGGCCACAGGTTGCCACGAATAGAAGTGATGGACACATGAACAATATGAAAAGAATTTCTCCAGCTCATCAAAGTAATAATCACAAGGTTAGTCTTTCAAGTTTCCACGACCCCTGGGTACCAAAAGAAGACCACGGAATATCCCCCTTGGAACCCCCGTTgcttcattcactgccagagGAGAGTAGACTTCAAACACAAGTTATACCAACAAGTATCGTGTCACCCCAGAATCTCTGTGACTCCATGGTTGTCAGTGGCGGAAAAAACAGTCGGCGTGGCGACCGTTATGCCACCACACTACGGAATGAAGTGCAACAAAAGCGAGCCCAGCTGCAAAAAAGCTGTAGTGCTGCAACACTGACTTGTGATATCCAGGATGACGACCCCGCAGAATGGAAATACTCTGAGACTTTGATATCATGTAGCAAATCCTCCTCAAACACCTACAAAGACAATCTGAAAGAGGCACAAGCTAGAGTACTCCAGGCTACCTCTTTTCAGAGACGTGATCTAGAACCCCTTGGAGCAGAGGCACCAGCGCTTAAAACCTCTAATGGACGAATTCAAGGACGTAAGCGTTTCCAATTAGCCAAACGTATGCATTCCTTCTCAGAACCTGACAAAATAGATAGAGTGGGAGTGGACAGAGAGCATCAAGATGGACCTGAGGTCTCATTCTCTGAGGCTAAGCCAGTGTTTTCTAAACCAGTTAAGCCATTGTCAACATCCAATAAAGATTTGAACCAAAGTCAAGTTAGGGCAGTAGAAACCAAAGAGAAACTGATATCGGGGGAAGCTCAGGGGACTTATTCACATGTAGAAACCAGCAGCCTCAGCCCCCCAAGGGTGCTGGCCCTACAGGAGCAACGGAAGCTCGGAACGTTTGCTGAGTACCAAGCCACGTGGGACAAACAGAAGAGAACATCTGAGGCCAAGATCCAAGGCAGGTATTACTCGGCAGAGAACATCTTGGATACTGAAGCTGAGGAAACGGCAGCCTGCTTCCACGAAAGATCCAGATCTTCTCCCTCTACAGACTTTTGTACTCAG AATATTCCATCCCTGTGGAAAGATCCTCAAGGAAAGCAGAGCAATGATGCTGCAAG AAACGAGGTCACAGGCCCAGGCATCACTGACCACCAGACCAACACAGATACTGTCAACCCGACCTTAGCAGTCTCTTCTGATCCTTGTAGCCTGAGTCCTCTCCTCGGCTCCCAGCAGCCAGCCCAGCCTCTACAAGTCAATGCTGTCTCATCCTCCAGGCCCCATTTAGGCCCGGAAACGATTTGCTTGTCACAGGACTTACTCTCAGCAGTCCTTGCAGACCCAGCAATACTTCAACCTCTGTCCATTTTAGACATCACTACAAAGAGTCCCGCCCCTCCTGGCTCTCCTTGCCTTCGCACAATCCCTCAATCTGAAGGGAGAAGAGAGGATACAGAGAGCAAGAAGGAGCAGTCAGCATCTTCATCCTATTTATCCCTTGTAGCGAACCCCCCTCATGTTCCCTCGCCGCTTCTGAGACTGATGGACAAACAGCCGGCTGTGTCCGTGCAGGAGGATTCACCTCTTCG GCCTGAAACTAACTCTAAGATCTCAGATGGTCTGATGGACGTAAGCAGTTCAAGGGGGAAAATTGTTGTCTCAACCTACTCACCTCAGAGCAACAACACGCCTGACATCTTGAATCCACGCTCAGGCACCTTCTCAGTGGATGCTAACGAGAGGTGGCCCTCCCCATCACTCAATGTCTGTACACGGCAGCCTACTAAGGACCTGAGATGTGGATCAGAGCAGCTCAAAAACAACATTCCTAAGTCAACCCTAACGGGAGAAGAAGACGCAAAAACACAGCAGCTGGTAAGGGATATCATGGGCAAAGACAAATCCCTGGTGGAGATATTAGATCAGACTGGAAGGAAGACCACAATGGACCTGATGGAGGGACTATTTCTCCAAGAGAAGCTGATCCTGAAGGGGTCCCAGCAACGTAGAAGAACCTCAAGCGGCTCCAGGCTGTCCACCACAACAAGCAG GAGAGATGAGGAGGATCTATCTGCAGCGGGTTCGCTGGTTCCCAGCTCCTCCTACTACAACACGTCAGCTCCAAAAGCTGAGCTCCTCATCAAGATGAAGGACATGCAGGAACAACTGCTGCAACAGGACTCTGAAGATGAGCTGGATATAGACCTAGCCAGTAAAAAG CAGGAGCTGATCTCAAGCCTGGCCAAGAAGCTGGAGGTGCTAAGGGAGGCACGACAGAGCCTGCAGGAAGACGTAGAGGACAACGAGGCTTTGGGCAGCGAGGTGGAGAATACCGTGCAACGCTTTTGCCAGCCCAACCAGTTGGACAAGTTCCGGATGTTTGTGGGTGACCTGGATAAAGTCGTGAGCCTGCTGCTGTCACTTTCGGGTCGTCTGGCACGTGTGGAGAACGCTCTCAACAGTCTGGAAGATGGAGCGCCCTCGGAGGAGAAG